In a genomic window of Quercus lobata isolate SW786 chromosome 4, ValleyOak3.0 Primary Assembly, whole genome shotgun sequence:
- the LOC115987003 gene encoding nuclear transcription factor Y subunit C-2: MDQSEQTQKQQQQQQQPVVGVSTGANQMAYAAPNYQTAAMVAPGTPAVGVHSPTQPPNTFSNSSHQLAYQQAQHFHHQQQQQQQQQLQVFWANQMQEIEQTNDFKNHSLPLARIKKIMKADEDVRMISAEAPVIFAKACEMFILELTLRSWIHTEENKRRTLQKNDIAAAISRTDVFDFLVDIIPRDELKEEGLGVTKATIPVVGSPADIPYYYVPPQHPVGPTGMIMGKPVDQAAMYVAQQPRPPMAFMPWPQTQAQQQQQSQQQQTDS; this comes from the coding sequence ATGGATCAATCAGAACAGACACAAaaacagcagcagcaacaacagcaGCCTGTGGTGGGAGTTTCCACAGGTGCCAACCAAATGGCTTATGCCGCTCCTAACTATCAAACTGCTGCCATGGTGGCTCCTGGAACTCCTGCTGTAGGCGTCCATTCCCCAACCCAGCCTCCCAACACTTTCTCCAATTCTTCACACCAGCTTGCCTATCAGCAAGCCCAGCATTTCCACCAccaacagcagcagcagcagcaacagcaacTTCAGGTGTTCTGGGCTAACCAAATGCAAGAAATTGAGCAAACAAATGACTTCAAGAATCACAGCCTCCCACTTGCTCGtattaagaaaataatgaaagcTGATGAGGACGTCCGAATGATTTCAGCAGAGGCTCCAGTCATATTTGCGAAGGCATGTGAAATGTTCATCTTGGAACTGACTTTGCGCTCTTGGATCCATACAGAAGAGAACAAAAGGAGGACATTACAAAAGAATGATATTGCAGCTGCCATTTCGAGGACTGACGTCTTTGATTTCTTGGTTGATATTATTCCAAGAGATGAACTGAAAGAGGAGGGACTTGGGGTCACCAAGGCTACTATTCCAGTGGTAGGATCCCCTGCCGATATTCCATATTACTATGTCCCACCACAGCATCCTGTTGGACCTACGGGAATGATCATGGGAAAGCCAGTCGACCAAGCTGCAATGTATGTTGCACAACAGCCTCGACCACCTATGGCTTTCATGCCATGGCCACAGACGCAAGCTCAACAGCAGCAACAATCCCAGCAGCAGCAAACAGACTCTTGA